A DNA window from Streptomyces sp. CA-278952 contains the following coding sequences:
- a CDS encoding DUF397 domain-containing protein, translating into MEAASRPDLTAAAWRKSSYSNQEGGDCVEVADGFPGVVPVRDSKNPHGPALVLPAAAWTAFVAAVAAH; encoded by the coding sequence GTGGAAGCCGCATCCCGTCCCGATCTGACCGCCGCCGCCTGGCGCAAGAGCAGCTACAGCAATCAGGAGGGCGGCGACTGCGTGGAGGTGGCGGACGGATTCCCCGGCGTCGTCCCCGTCCGTGACAGCAAGAACCCCCACGGCCCCGCCCTCGTTCTCCCGGCCGCCGCCTGGACCGCCTTCGTCGCAGCGGTCGCCGCTCACTGA
- a CDS encoding DUF742 domain-containing protein — protein MTLRPVDTGAPDRLYTVTGGRSRSADSFDLVTLVVSECRPTAGMQSEHARILDLCRHPTAVVEIAAELSLPVTVVRILLDDLHDMGRITARHPRSATSPNALPDSDLLKEVLHGLRKL, from the coding sequence ATGACCCTCCGCCCCGTCGACACCGGAGCCCCCGACCGGCTCTACACGGTCACCGGCGGACGCAGCCGCTCCGCGGACTCCTTCGACCTGGTGACCCTCGTGGTCAGCGAGTGCCGGCCCACCGCCGGAATGCAGTCGGAGCACGCGCGGATCCTCGACCTGTGCCGCCACCCGACCGCCGTCGTCGAGATCGCCGCCGAACTCTCGCTTCCCGTCACCGTGGTACGCATCCTGCTCGACGACCTCCACGACATGGGCCGTATCACCGCCCGCCACCCCCGCTCGGCCACATCGCCCAACGCGCTCCCCGACTCCGACCTGCTGAAGGAGGTGCTCCATGGACTCCGGAAGCTATGA
- a CDS encoding roadblock/LC7 domain-containing protein, whose translation MQTTDNSLTWLLQRLLEQTPGTRHALALSRDGLKLCWTEHLTLDQADQLAAICSGMQALAQGASIEFGDSTGGVRHSMTEFHGGLLFIVEAGEGAHLAVVATEEADPSVVGHQMTEMVEQIGEHLRAAPRGEVPRSAS comes from the coding sequence ATGCAGACCACAGACAACAGCCTCACCTGGCTCCTGCAGAGGCTCCTCGAGCAGACCCCCGGCACCCGGCACGCCCTGGCCCTGTCACGCGACGGGCTCAAGCTCTGCTGGACCGAGCACCTCACCCTCGACCAGGCCGATCAACTGGCGGCCATCTGCTCGGGCATGCAGGCCCTCGCCCAAGGCGCGTCCATCGAGTTCGGCGACAGCACCGGAGGCGTCCGGCACTCGATGACCGAGTTCCACGGCGGTCTGCTCTTCATCGTCGAGGCCGGTGAAGGCGCGCATCTGGCCGTCGTCGCCACGGAGGAGGCCGACCCCAGCGTGGTGGGCCACCAGATGACGGAGATGGTCGAGCAGATCGGCGAGCACCTGCGCGCCGCACCACGCGGCGAGGTGCCGAGGAGCGCGTCATGA
- a CDS encoding GTP-binding protein, with amino-acid sequence MDSGSYELPAQRTPLADAAETGLKIVVVGGFGVGKTTLVHSVSEIRPLNTEEVMTQAGVGVDETDGVDAKTTTTVAFDFGRISLNERIVLYLFGAPGQERFWFLWDRLFSGTLGAVVLVDTRRMDDSWYAIDRLEHHGTPFVVAVNRFDDDLAHPLDEIRQALALPEHIPMIDCDARVRRSSKNVLITLVDHLRTMAIARETTP; translated from the coding sequence ATGGACTCCGGAAGCTATGAGCTGCCGGCACAGCGCACCCCGCTGGCCGACGCCGCGGAAACCGGCCTGAAGATAGTCGTCGTCGGAGGATTCGGCGTCGGCAAGACCACACTCGTCCACTCGGTGAGCGAGATCCGGCCGCTGAACACCGAAGAGGTGATGACGCAGGCGGGCGTCGGCGTCGACGAGACGGACGGCGTCGACGCCAAGACGACCACCACGGTCGCCTTCGACTTCGGACGCATCAGCCTCAACGAACGCATCGTGCTCTACCTGTTCGGCGCCCCGGGCCAGGAACGCTTCTGGTTCCTGTGGGACCGGCTGTTCTCCGGCACGCTCGGCGCCGTGGTCCTCGTGGACACCCGCCGCATGGACGACTCCTGGTACGCGATCGACCGGCTGGAACACCACGGCACCCCGTTCGTGGTGGCGGTCAACCGCTTCGACGACGACCTCGCCCACCCCCTCGACGAGATCCGTCAGGCCCTGGCGCTGCCCGAGCACATCCCGATGATCGACTGCGACGCCCGGGTCCGGCGGTCCAGCAAGAACGTACTGATCACGCTCGTCGACCATCTGCGCACGATGGCCATCGCCCGGGAGACGACACCATGA
- a CDS encoding DUF433 domain-containing protein, with amino-acid sequence MGDRFTDGLLTPTETSSYLEIPYTTLKSWLNEKAAGAPLVHAVEPTRKRQPSVPFIAVAEAHVLRSLSTLGLRMSEIREAAAAVRKAFDTPYGLVSKRIATDGVDIFVEHGLGDLRRARDGQAPIQEVVAQYLRYLTWEADDDFPSSLQLSQYGEAVPVVIDPRFGRGLPVIAAHRVPAQAITDLWEAGETVEDIAYDFDMTPEQVGALCEAVVRLAA; translated from the coding sequence ATGGGCGACAGATTTACGGACGGACTCCTGACACCCACGGAGACGTCCTCGTACCTTGAGATCCCCTACACGACCCTCAAGAGCTGGCTGAACGAGAAGGCGGCGGGGGCCCCGCTCGTCCACGCTGTCGAGCCGACGCGCAAGAGGCAGCCCTCCGTACCGTTCATCGCAGTGGCTGAAGCTCACGTGCTGCGGTCCCTGAGCACGTTGGGACTGCGGATGAGCGAGATCAGGGAGGCGGCGGCAGCCGTACGGAAGGCCTTCGACACCCCGTACGGCCTCGTCTCCAAGCGCATCGCCACGGACGGCGTGGACATCTTCGTCGAGCACGGTCTCGGGGACCTCCGCCGGGCCAGGGACGGCCAAGCTCCCATCCAGGAGGTCGTGGCGCAGTACCTTCGCTACCTGACGTGGGAGGCGGACGACGACTTCCCGTCGAGTCTGCAGCTCAGCCAGTACGGGGAAGCGGTGCCGGTGGTGATCGATCCACGGTTCGGCCGCGGTCTGCCCGTGATCGCAGCCCATCGCGTCCCGGCCCAGGCCATCACTGACCTGTGGGAAGCCGGAGAGACCGTCGAGGACATCGCCTACGACTTCGACATGACCCCCGAGCAGGTGGGCGCACTGTGCGAAGCCGTGGTGCGGCTTGCCGCCTGA
- a CDS encoding ATP-binding protein, with protein MPKPAPASQHRPRKTPRAAIAPLVAVLSACAVAGAVAATLAPSEARGWVVAVVLTAWVALTVTLATAHGVTRRARRSASAKGAEAEQLKASLAALETDTAHTADVALPALIQLVRGGVQAADALGRVPLPRSPRQRKVLHVLATTVEGQAQQAAALRTESTRVHDELGAENARLREELHALTSEVDRFTRETLPGVVARLRDGESGATVQSEVYLPEQPLLRASVEAVLRELALSERRALAATTASAKALSRVQAKSVSMLADLRNMQERHGEEVFGDLLKLDHSTSQLGLMTDRLALLMGGRPSRAWNRPIVMESILRGAVGRIAAYQRVRLHCSSNVSISGFAAEGVMHLLAELMDNAANFSPPIDEVHVYVEERGTGIVVTIEDSGLKMADAAMRRAADSVAGRTTDLATLQGTRLGLAVVGRLALKHRISVNYRPSSRGGTGVVVLLPRHLIAQEPRENHPAPVQRAVAAPASVAQAPAPTPPALPSPASPAPAYPTPHAAPAYPAPPVAPEPTPVQPSPASTHPPATPAPLPPSVPEAGAPAAVTPPAPATAANHFVVRPREHGREAAGPAVSSTPGGLPVRTPGRTMAEADRERGRHRGSPTPASPGDPRGNAPRTSPPPSAGQQFGAFRRGTKPGGNPGGSTGAGTGGRPEGRAAGDPDGRAEGPPDAGTVPPTTAP; from the coding sequence ATGCCGAAACCCGCACCAGCCAGTCAGCACCGGCCGAGGAAAACGCCGAGGGCCGCGATAGCCCCGCTCGTGGCCGTGTTGTCGGCGTGTGCCGTCGCCGGAGCCGTGGCAGCGACCCTGGCGCCCTCGGAAGCGCGCGGCTGGGTTGTGGCGGTGGTCCTCACCGCCTGGGTGGCCCTGACCGTCACGCTCGCCACCGCTCACGGCGTCACCCGGCGTGCCCGGCGCTCGGCCTCGGCCAAGGGCGCGGAGGCCGAACAGCTCAAGGCCTCCCTGGCCGCTCTCGAAACGGACACGGCGCACACCGCCGACGTGGCGCTGCCCGCGTTGATCCAGCTGGTACGCGGCGGAGTGCAGGCCGCCGACGCCCTCGGCCGGGTCCCGTTGCCGCGCAGCCCGCGTCAGCGCAAGGTGCTGCACGTCCTCGCGACCACGGTCGAAGGGCAGGCGCAGCAGGCCGCCGCGCTGCGGACGGAGAGCACCCGGGTCCACGACGAGCTGGGAGCGGAGAACGCACGGCTCCGTGAGGAGCTGCACGCGCTGACCTCCGAGGTCGACCGGTTCACCCGCGAGACGCTGCCGGGCGTGGTCGCCAGGCTCCGTGACGGCGAGTCCGGCGCCACCGTGCAGTCCGAGGTGTACCTGCCGGAGCAGCCGCTGCTGCGCGCGTCGGTCGAGGCGGTGCTCCGGGAGCTCGCCCTGAGCGAGCGCCGCGCTCTCGCGGCGACGACCGCGTCGGCCAAGGCGCTCAGCCGGGTCCAGGCGAAGTCCGTCAGCATGCTCGCCGATCTGCGGAACATGCAGGAACGTCACGGCGAAGAGGTGTTCGGGGATCTGCTGAAGCTGGACCACAGCACCTCGCAGCTCGGCCTGATGACCGACCGGCTGGCGCTGCTGATGGGCGGCCGACCGAGCCGTGCCTGGAACAGGCCGATCGTCATGGAGAGCATTCTGCGCGGCGCGGTCGGCCGCATCGCCGCCTACCAACGCGTACGGCTGCACTGCTCCTCCAACGTCTCCATCTCCGGCTTCGCCGCCGAAGGCGTCATGCACCTGCTCGCCGAACTGATGGACAACGCCGCCAACTTCTCCCCGCCCATCGACGAGGTGCACGTCTACGTCGAGGAACGCGGCACCGGCATCGTCGTCACCATCGAGGACAGCGGTCTGAAGATGGCCGACGCGGCGATGCGACGGGCGGCGGACTCCGTCGCCGGCCGGACGACGGACCTCGCGACGCTCCAGGGCACCCGGCTCGGCCTCGCCGTCGTCGGACGGCTCGCGCTCAAGCACCGGATCAGCGTCAACTACCGTCCGTCCTCGCGCGGCGGCACCGGCGTCGTCGTCCTGCTGCCCCGGCATCTGATCGCGCAGGAGCCCCGGGAGAACCACCCGGCTCCGGTTCAGCGGGCGGTCGCCGCACCCGCCTCGGTCGCACAGGCGCCCGCGCCGACGCCGCCCGCGCTGCCATCGCCCGCCTCCCCGGCACCGGCCTACCCGACGCCTCACGCCGCTCCGGCTTACCCGGCGCCTCCGGTCGCACCCGAGCCCACGCCCGTACAGCCGTCACCGGCCTCCACACACCCGCCCGCCACTCCCGCGCCCCTGCCTCCCTCCGTGCCCGAAGCGGGCGCGCCCGCCGCCGTAACGCCTCCTGCACCTGCGACGGCGGCGAACCATTTCGTGGTCCGTCCGCGCGAGCACGGGCGGGAGGCCGCCGGCCCGGCGGTGAGCTCCACCCCCGGCGGCCTGCCCGTACGGACCCCCGGCCGCACCATGGCGGAGGCGGACCGGGAGCGCGGCCGCCACCGCGGCTCGCCCACGCCCGCCTCTCCTGGGGACCCGCGCGGCAACGCGCCGCGGACCTCACCGCCACCCAGCGCAGGACAGCAGTTCGGTGCCTTCCGGCGCGGTACCAAGCCGGGAGGCAATCCCGGGGGCAGTACCGGAGCCGGTACCGGGGGCCGTCCCGAAGGCAGGGCGGCCGGAGACCCCGACGGCAGAGCCGAAGGGCCGCCCGACGCCGGGACCGTACCGCCGACCACCGCTCCGTAA
- a CDS encoding DUF397 domain-containing protein: MEVADGFPGVVPVRDSKNPHGPALVLTSAAWTAFIGTVTAG; the protein is encoded by the coding sequence GTGGAGGTGGCGGACGGATTCCCCGGCGTCGTCCCCGTCCGTGACAGCAAGAACCCCCACGGCCCCGCCCTGGTGCTGACCAGCGCTGCCTGGACTGCGTTCATCGGCACCGTAACCGCCGGATAG